From Deltaproteobacteria bacterium, the proteins below share one genomic window:
- the fliQ gene encoding flagellar biosynthetic protein FliQ: MTTADLLVRVGREALYLVVLLSAPIVIASLVVGLAVSIFQATTQIQDQTLTFAPKLVAVLVALAVFAPWIGSQLGAFSAALMELIPRLTG; this comes from the coding sequence ATGACCACGGCGGATTTGCTCGTGCGCGTCGGTCGCGAGGCGCTGTACCTCGTCGTGCTGCTGTCCGCCCCGATCGTGATCGCGTCGCTGGTCGTCGGGCTCGCCGTGAGCATCTTCCAGGCGACCACCCAGATCCAGGACCAAACGTTGACGTTCGCGCCGAAGCTGGTTGCGGTCCTGGTGGCGCTGGCCGTGTTCGCACCGTGGATTGGCTCGCAGCTCGGCGCGTTCAGCGCGGCGCTGATGGAGCTGATACCGCGGCTGACCGGGTAG
- a CDS encoding type III secretion protein: protein MASLLADLGWNAAGLSRLLLAMALIAARVVPIFTFAPTFGGRLLPGVVRVAVSLAFAALLVPAVGQPAVATWGQLPGAVAIAVLFAKEIAVGVALAFVVSLPFVAVDVAGRLADVARGASQAQVLVPQTGERTTPLGDFGLQLAIALFFLLGGHLLVLDALAASYEAVPIAGLPAASGWWGIARVSIDASAHMFAVAIGLAAPVLAATFLADLALGLVNRVAPQVQVYFVGMPAKAVLGVFAFMLALAAVAVTIAHDTLGGARAVVEAMRGLGR from the coding sequence GTGGCATCGCTGCTCGCGGACCTCGGATGGAACGCGGCCGGCCTGTCGCGGCTTCTGTTGGCGATGGCGCTGATCGCCGCCCGCGTCGTGCCGATCTTCACGTTCGCTCCGACCTTCGGCGGCCGCCTGCTGCCCGGCGTCGTCCGCGTCGCGGTGTCCCTGGCGTTCGCTGCGCTGCTGGTGCCGGCGGTCGGCCAGCCGGCCGTGGCCACCTGGGGGCAGCTTCCAGGCGCGGTCGCGATCGCGGTATTGTTCGCCAAGGAGATCGCAGTCGGCGTCGCGTTGGCGTTCGTAGTGTCGCTGCCATTCGTCGCGGTCGACGTCGCCGGCCGGCTGGCCGACGTGGCGCGCGGCGCGTCGCAGGCTCAGGTGCTCGTGCCGCAGACCGGCGAGCGCACCACGCCGCTCGGGGATTTCGGCCTGCAGCTGGCGATCGCGCTGTTCTTCCTGCTCGGCGGTCATCTGCTGGTCCTCGACGCCCTCGCGGCGAGCTATGAGGCCGTTCCGATCGCCGGGCTGCCCGCGGCGTCGGGGTGGTGGGGGATCGCGCGGGTCTCGATCGATGCCAGCGCGCACATGTTTGCCGTCGCCATCGGCCTGGCGGCGCCCGTGCTGGCCGCAACCTTCTTGGCCGACCTGGCCCTCGGCCTGGTCAACCGGGTGGCACCGCAGGTGCAAGTGTACTTCGTGGGAATGCCGGCAAAGGCCGTGCTCGGCGTGTTCGCGTTCATGCTGGCGCTGGCGGCCGTGGCCGTGACGATTGCCCACGACACGCTCGGCGGGGCTCGCGCCGTGGTCGAGGCGATGCGGGGGCTGGGCCGCTGA